Proteins encoded by one window of Methanobacterium sp.:
- the serS gene encoding serine--tRNA ligase: protein MKFTLKGEITFSKDASDAEEDIKKFIDEANEEIFLKGVPEDQEQDASKITDWNLKGDTLKVEIVSGRRGRAHDAILRIKKPLTQLLGKKYRLGVRKILVTDYKIEVPTDERVELKDVPYVENFEIKDDRIILEFKGLEEGDLRKHVIDRVIKHVTSEVATHIPEAECGPSDILTKQVTKVEPGTILEKSCMQKYFFEGDPTEEAAKLGWVKKFSGRGQWFYAPPLVALQRALEEIFVEKLIQKLDFDECLFPKLIPIPVMERMKYMEGLPEGMYYCSAPRRDPLLFDKFRDELTIKREVPIELLKEGLKDPSYVLAPAQCEPFYEFLSHQVVDEKDLPIKFFDRSGWTYRWEAGGAKGLDRVHEFQRIELVWLGTPEQTEKLRDETVDISHDIANEMELDWYTEVGDDPFYLEGRKVEKRGIEFPDIPKKEMRLNVPGQEKGVAVVSANIHGTHFVEGFSVKETHNHRIWTGCTGIGLTRWVFGFLAQKGFDTENWPDDVAEKFKGVKVPKILTWP from the coding sequence ATGAAATTCACACTTAAAGGAGAAATTACGTTTAGTAAAGATGCAAGTGATGCAGAAGAAGATATTAAAAAGTTTATAGATGAAGCAAACGAGGAAATATTTCTGAAAGGAGTTCCAGAAGACCAAGAACAGGATGCTTCCAAAATCACAGACTGGAATTTAAAAGGAGATACTCTAAAAGTTGAAATAGTGTCAGGAAGACGGGGACGTGCCCATGACGCAATATTAAGGATAAAAAAACCATTGACACAGCTTTTAGGTAAAAAATACCGTTTAGGTGTACGAAAAATACTTGTAACCGATTATAAAATCGAAGTACCTACAGATGAAAGGGTAGAACTAAAAGACGTGCCCTATGTGGAAAATTTTGAGATCAAAGATGATAGAATAATCCTTGAATTTAAAGGGTTAGAAGAAGGAGATTTAAGAAAACACGTTATCGACAGAGTCATTAAACATGTAACAAGCGAAGTTGCTACCCATATTCCCGAAGCAGAGTGCGGGCCTTCAGATATACTCACCAAGCAGGTTACAAAGGTAGAACCGGGGACAATTTTGGAAAAAAGCTGCATGCAGAAGTATTTCTTTGAAGGAGACCCTACAGAAGAAGCTGCTAAGCTTGGATGGGTTAAAAAATTCTCTGGAAGAGGACAGTGGTTCTACGCACCCCCTTTAGTTGCACTGCAGCGCGCATTAGAGGAAATTTTTGTGGAAAAGCTCATCCAAAAGCTCGACTTTGACGAATGCCTTTTCCCAAAACTAATTCCAATCCCAGTGATGGAAAGGATGAAATACATGGAAGGACTCCCAGAAGGGATGTACTACTGCTCAGCACCACGTAGAGACCCATTACTATTTGATAAATTCCGTGACGAACTCACAATCAAACGCGAAGTCCCCATCGAACTTCTAAAAGAAGGTTTAAAGGACCCTTCCTATGTTCTGGCGCCAGCACAATGCGAACCATTCTACGAGTTTCTAAGCCACCAAGTAGTTGATGAAAAAGATCTACCAATCAAATTCTTTGATAGAAGCGGGTGGACATACCGCTGGGAAGCTGGAGGAGCAAAAGGACTTGACCGCGTGCACGAATTCCAGCGAATAGAACTTGTATGGCTCGGAACACCAGAACAAACTGAGAAGCTACGGGATGAAACTGTTGATATTTCCCACGATATTGCCAATGAAATGGAACTGGACTGGTACACCGAAGTAGGTGACGATCCATTCTATCTTGAAGGTAGAAAAGTTGAAAAACGTGGCATAGAATTCCCTGACATCCCTAAAAAAGAAATGCGGCTTAACGTGCCCGGTCAAGAGAAAGGTGTTGCCGTAGTTTCAGCCAATATACATGGAACTCACTTTGTTGAAGGTTTTTCAGTAAAAGAAACCCACAACCATAGAATTTGGACAGGATGTACTGGTATTGGTCTAACCCGATGGGTGTTCGGATTCCTTGCACAGAAAGGATTTGACACTGAAAACTGGCCAGATGATGTGGCTGAGAAGTTTAAGGGTGTTAAAGTGCCGAAGATCTTGACATGGCCTTAA
- a CDS encoding KEOPS complex subunit Pcc1 — protein MEVESTIIFEYKTKKEAEVALASIKPDNTDSIRSHIEDNNLICKLESRSLRTTLATVDDILFCEMMAEKIIDFTNNKE, from the coding sequence ATGGAAGTCGAATCCACAATTATCTTTGAATATAAGACCAAAAAAGAAGCAGAAGTTGCATTGGCATCAATTAAACCAGATAATACTGATTCTATCAGATCCCATATTGAAGATAATAACTTAATATGTAAATTAGAGTCGAGATCGCTTCGAACAACTCTTGCAACAGTAGATGATATTCTATTTTGTGAGATGATGGCTGAAAAAATTATAGATTTTACAAATAATAAAGAATAA
- a CDS encoding AAA family ATPase, which produces MKIAITGKGGVGKTTLSGTLACILSQRYKVFAIDADPDMNLASSLGINEPITPISNMKDLIKERTGAEPGSSFGEVFKMNPKISDLPESLAISYDEEGNLKLLVMGTVDKGGEGCVCPASVLLKALMRNLILKKDEIVILDMEAGVEHLGRKTAEAVDLMIIVVEPGLKSLETAERIKRLAADIGIPKIACVINKASNKTEENFVTSKLKEMGLEVIGIIPRDEKVILADMEGKPLVDYPDSAAFKSIEKIAENILS; this is translated from the coding sequence ATGAAAATTGCCATAACTGGAAAAGGAGGGGTCGGTAAAACAACCCTTTCTGGAACATTAGCATGTATATTGTCACAACGTTATAAAGTATTCGCTATTGATGCAGATCCCGATATGAACCTCGCATCAAGTCTTGGTATAAATGAGCCAATCACCCCTATTTCAAATATGAAAGACCTGATAAAAGAAAGAACCGGTGCAGAGCCGGGATCATCATTTGGAGAAGTTTTTAAAATGAATCCAAAAATCAGCGATCTTCCAGAATCATTAGCCATAAGTTACGATGAAGAAGGGAATTTAAAGCTTCTTGTAATGGGTACTGTTGATAAAGGGGGTGAAGGATGCGTCTGTCCTGCCTCTGTCCTTCTTAAAGCACTTATGCGGAACTTAATCCTTAAAAAAGACGAAATCGTTATTCTGGACATGGAAGCCGGAGTGGAGCATCTGGGAAGAAAAACTGCAGAAGCTGTTGATCTTATGATCATAGTTGTAGAACCCGGGCTCAAATCCCTTGAAACTGCAGAACGCATAAAAAGGCTTGCTGCAGATATTGGCATCCCTAAAATTGCATGTGTAATAAACAAAGCATCCAATAAAACTGAAGAAAATTTTGTCACATCCAAACTGAAGGAAATGGGCCTTGAAGTTATAGGAATCATTCCACGGGATGAAAAGGTCATATTAGCTGATATGGAAGGAAAACCTCTTGTTGATTATCCAGATTCTGCTGCATTTAAATCAATAGAAAAAATTGCAGAAAATATTTTAAGTTAA
- the rplJ gene encoding 50S ribosomal protein L16, which produces MTRAYTRKEYIRKIPGSRIVQYDMGNLSGDFPLTVSLALKKPAQLSHNSLEAARIATNRYMQRRAGRMGYHLKIRVYPHHIVRENPMATGAGADRVQDGMRKAFGKPVSSVAIVKADQRVLTIRTNKRNFNDAKTALKRASMKFPVPCRIVVDKGEELIK; this is translated from the coding sequence ATGACTAGAGCATACACAAGAAAAGAATACATAAGAAAAATTCCTGGTTCCAGGATAGTTCAGTATGATATGGGGAACCTTTCAGGAGATTTCCCTTTAACAGTAAGTCTTGCCTTAAAAAAGCCAGCACAGTTATCACATAACTCACTGGAGGCGGCAAGGATTGCTACAAACAGATATATGCAACGAAGGGCAGGTAGGATGGGTTACCATCTTAAAATAAGGGTTTATCCTCATCATATTGTAAGAGAAAATCCAATGGCAACGGGTGCGGGTGCTGACAGGGTACAGGACGGAATGAGAAAAGCATTCGGAAAACCTGTAAGTTCTGTTGCAATTGTAAAGGCAGATCAAAGGGTTTTAACAATAAGGACCAATAAAAGAAACTTTAATGATGCAAAAACAGCTTTAAAGAGAGCATCTATGAAATTTCCAGTCCCATGCAGGATCGTTG